The proteins below are encoded in one region of Candidatus Bathyarchaeota archaeon:
- a CDS encoding oxidoreductase, producing the protein MTEKLKIAFYWAASCGGCEIAVLDINEKILDVVKIADIVFWPVAIDVKYKDVEALPDKHIDITFFNGSIRNSEQEHMAKVLRSKSKTLIAFGSCAHEGSIPGLANLSDKNGVFEQVYIKDKSNINSQATMPKTETQVKEGTLKIPEFYDTVKTLAQTVDVDYYLPGCPPPVQLIVAAIDAIASGKLPPKGSVLAPPKAVCDECPRKRENKKIDKIYRVYEKEPDPERCLLEQGILCMGPATRSGCGAQCLKVDMPCTGCGGAAPNVPEQGAAMISALASILGYDGKETYTEEEIEELMAQIKDPVGTFYMYSLPASILKRKVIKK; encoded by the coding sequence ATGACTGAAAAATTGAAAATAGCCTTTTACTGGGCTGCAAGCTGCGGCGGATGCGAAATAGCCGTACTTGACATAAACGAGAAAATCTTGGACGTAGTCAAAATCGCTGACATAGTATTTTGGCCAGTAGCTATCGATGTCAAGTACAAGGATGTTGAAGCATTACCCGATAAACACATTGACATAACCTTCTTTAACGGTTCAATCCGCAACAGCGAACAAGAACACATGGCAAAAGTCCTCAGATCAAAATCCAAAACTCTGATTGCTTTTGGTTCATGCGCCCACGAAGGAAGCATTCCAGGGCTAGCTAACCTGAGCGACAAAAACGGAGTATTTGAGCAAGTTTACATCAAAGACAAATCAAACATTAACTCACAAGCAACCATGCCAAAAACAGAAACCCAAGTAAAAGAAGGCACACTCAAAATCCCCGAGTTCTACGACACGGTCAAAACTTTGGCGCAAACTGTTGATGTGGACTATTATCTGCCAGGTTGTCCGCCCCCAGTTCAACTAATCGTTGCAGCAATAGACGCAATTGCAAGCGGAAAACTGCCACCGAAAGGCAGCGTACTTGCCCCACCCAAAGCAGTCTGCGACGAATGCCCACGCAAAAGGGAAAACAAGAAAATTGACAAAATCTACCGCGTCTACGAAAAAGAACCTGACCCCGAAAGATGTCTGCTTGAGCAGGGAATCCTCTGTATGGGTCCAGCAACTCGAAGTGGCTGCGGTGCACAATGCCTCAAAGTTGATATGCCATGCACTGGTTGCGGTGGTGCGGCTCCAAATGTTCCAGAGCAAGGCGCGGCTATGATTAGTGCTCTTGCATCTATTCTTGGTTATGATGGAAAGGAAACGTATACGGAAGAGGAAATTGAGGAACTAATGGCGCAGATAAAGGACCCTGTGGGAACCTTTTACATGTACAGTCTTCCTGCCTCAATTCTGAAACGTAAGGTGATTAAAAAATGA
- a CDS encoding aldehyde ferredoxin oxidoreductase family protein, whose protein sequence is MFGYAGTLLNVNLTTGKIRTEKLTQEVAKKYVGGIGLGMYLWLSNSKAGVDPFNPENPLILSLGPLAGTMFPTGGNGHAFISKSPATGGVGEAVSHGTFGTELKRAGYDAVIIVGKSEKPVYLWIDDNNVQLRDASDLWGKSPAQTEDELKDKIGDHYIRVSSIGLAGEKLSKIACIVNDKTRVAGRTGLGAVMGSKNLKAIAVRGTCDVAVAKPVEFMDMVEEFHERMKGPAAQKYRTLGSIENLAINNEHCCMPTQNYNAAHFDAQKINPEVLNEHFVTKIIACNSCAMRCEHEVVLKEGFYTGTMARLEYDNLWALGPNCGVSEPNFIIKAAERCNHYGLDAQSTGVSISFVMECYEKGILTSEQLGGVDAHFGTGNAMVNLIEKIGKREGIGDLLADGVKVAAEKIGKNSLLLAMHIKGLEVTGYDLRSLKTAALGSAVSFRGADHSRSSAYTLDLSNTVDRLKAEEGRGKLVKDLEDSYDLLDSFIICKNAKGTLYGDLVDLTKIYSAVTGFEVTAEELAIMGERIHTLAKLINTREGLSRKDDTLPWKVMNQPVQDEGPAQGAIVTQEELNLMLDDYYTARGWTKKGFPTEAKLKELDLEKFSNLIKDVEG, encoded by the coding sequence TTGTTTGGCTACGCGGGAACCCTATTAAACGTTAATTTAACAACAGGAAAAATACGAACAGAAAAATTAACCCAAGAAGTCGCCAAAAAATATGTTGGCGGTATCGGCTTAGGAATGTATCTTTGGCTCTCCAACTCCAAAGCAGGAGTTGACCCCTTTAACCCCGAGAACCCGCTTATCCTTTCACTAGGACCCTTAGCAGGTACAATGTTTCCTACAGGTGGCAATGGGCACGCTTTTATTTCAAAGTCACCAGCGACAGGCGGTGTCGGAGAAGCTGTAAGTCATGGAACATTTGGCACTGAACTAAAAAGAGCCGGCTATGATGCAGTAATCATAGTAGGTAAATCAGAAAAACCAGTCTATCTTTGGATAGATGATAACAATGTTCAACTTCGAGACGCCAGCGACCTTTGGGGTAAATCACCAGCCCAAACTGAAGACGAACTAAAAGACAAAATTGGTGACCACTACATTCGTGTCTCCTCAATCGGTCTGGCAGGCGAGAAACTCTCCAAAATAGCTTGCATAGTCAACGATAAAACACGTGTTGCAGGCAGGACTGGTCTTGGCGCAGTTATGGGCAGCAAAAACCTAAAAGCCATTGCCGTTCGCGGCACATGTGATGTAGCTGTTGCTAAACCAGTCGAATTCATGGATATGGTGGAAGAATTTCACGAAAGAATGAAAGGTCCAGCTGCACAGAAATACCGCACTCTCGGCTCAATTGAAAACCTTGCCATAAACAATGAACACTGCTGCATGCCAACCCAAAACTATAATGCAGCTCATTTTGATGCACAAAAAATCAATCCCGAAGTATTAAACGAGCACTTTGTCACAAAAATCATCGCATGCAACTCCTGTGCAATGCGCTGTGAACACGAAGTTGTCCTTAAAGAGGGCTTCTATACAGGAACTATGGCGCGCCTTGAATATGACAATCTTTGGGCTTTGGGTCCAAACTGTGGCGTGTCTGAACCAAACTTTATAATCAAAGCTGCTGAACGCTGCAACCATTACGGCTTGGATGCACAGAGCACAGGTGTGAGTATTAGTTTTGTTATGGAATGCTACGAAAAGGGCATATTAACCTCTGAACAGCTTGGCGGCGTTGACGCACACTTTGGCACCGGAAATGCCATGGTGAACCTTATTGAAAAAATAGGTAAACGTGAAGGCATTGGTGATCTCTTGGCTGATGGCGTAAAGGTTGCCGCTGAGAAAATCGGCAAAAACTCGCTTTTGCTTGCAATGCACATTAAAGGCTTAGAAGTTACCGGTTATGACCTGCGCAGTTTAAAGACTGCCGCTTTGGGCTCTGCGGTTTCTTTCCGAGGTGCTGACCATAGCAGAAGTAGCGCTTACACGTTGGATTTGAGTAATACCGTTGACCGCTTAAAAGCTGAGGAAGGACGCGGTAAACTGGTAAAGGATCTTGAGGATAGTTATGATTTGCTTGATTCCTTTATTATCTGTAAAAACGCTAAAGGCACCTTGTATGGCGATCTTGTTGATTTGACAAAAATATACAGCGCTGTTACAGGCTTTGAAGTTACAGCTGAAGAATTAGCTATTATGGGTGAACGAATACACACACTTGCTAAACTCATAAACACTCGTGAAGGCTTAAGCCGTAAAGATGATACTCTACCTTGGAAAGTCATGAACCAGCCAGTTCAAGATGAGGGGCCAGCACAAGGCGCAATTGTCACCCAAGAGGAACTTAACCTGATGCTGGATGATTATTATACGGCACGTGGTTGGACCAAAAAGGGTTTCCCAACCGAAGCTAAACTTAAGGAATTAGACTTAGAAAAGTTCTCAAACCTAATCAAGGATGTTGAGGGGTAA
- a CDS encoding 4Fe-4S dicluster domain-containing protein has product MVKLHERRFISADPNKCVGCQVCEYACSFAKEKVFNAVKSRIRVVRQDQVHNIAVTCRLCQDPACVAACPRDALTQSADTGNIVIDKDKCNGCGWCIEACSYGAMMMHPETKTVYVCDLCKYRPDGPQCVKWCPEEALTVTTIDVLAQKARISAIKKLFQTG; this is encoded by the coding sequence ATGGTTAAACTACACGAACGAAGATTCATCTCAGCTGACCCAAACAAATGTGTTGGTTGCCAAGTCTGTGAATATGCTTGCTCATTTGCTAAAGAAAAAGTTTTCAACGCCGTAAAATCCCGCATCCGAGTCGTCAGGCAAGACCAAGTACACAACATCGCAGTTACCTGCAGATTATGCCAAGACCCAGCATGTGTTGCAGCCTGCCCAAGAGATGCCTTAACACAATCAGCTGATACAGGCAACATTGTCATTGACAAGGACAAATGTAATGGTTGCGGTTGGTGTATTGAAGCGTGCAGTTATGGCGCAATGATGATGCATCCTGAAACAAAAACAGTCTACGTTTGCGACTTGTGCAAGTACCGACCTGATGGTCCTCAGTGTGTTAAGTGGTGTCCTGAAGAAGCCTTAACTGTCACCACAATTGATGTGTTGGCGCAGAAGGCAAGAATCAGCGCAATCAAAAAACTCTTCCAAACAGGCTAA
- a CDS encoding CBS domain-containing protein codes for MGIVDKEFPSILDSAYEQYKLDLQRYKLVEEIMTPIVYTISPEESMYTAAKSMGEKHVGSLIVKKYETAVGIVTERDLLTKVFAQDKDPSDVKVEEVMSYPLVAIRSTAKIKEAAQTMIKKKARLTVFDSGKMVGIVTASDLIRSLPDIPETKALVDDFMSEPVEIAESDVSLRTVAKLLGEKRIGSVLVNINGKVSGIFTERDLLNCFLTKTEALERAVGTCASPKLITIPSGTSVHTAAATMSMKQIRRLPIVKDDKIVGIITARDLVEAYAR; via the coding sequence ATGGGAATAGTTGACAAAGAGTTCCCAAGTATTCTTGACAGCGCTTATGAACAGTACAAGCTTGACTTGCAACGCTACAAACTCGTAGAAGAAATTATGACACCTATTGTTTATACTATATCGCCTGAAGAGTCAATGTACACAGCTGCCAAAAGCATGGGCGAAAAACACGTCGGCAGCCTAATTGTAAAAAAATACGAAACTGCAGTTGGAATAGTAACTGAACGAGACTTGTTAACGAAAGTTTTTGCACAAGACAAAGACCCCTCTGATGTAAAAGTAGAAGAGGTAATGTCTTATCCCCTAGTTGCCATTCGTTCAACAGCAAAAATCAAAGAAGCAGCACAAACCATGATTAAAAAGAAGGCCAGATTAACCGTTTTTGATTCTGGAAAAATGGTTGGCATCGTCACTGCATCAGATTTGATTCGAAGCTTGCCTGATATTCCGGAGACAAAAGCTTTAGTTGACGATTTTATGAGTGAACCTGTTGAAATTGCAGAATCAGATGTGTCTCTTAGAACTGTCGCTAAACTGTTGGGTGAGAAACGTATAGGAAGCGTTCTAGTGAATATTAACGGAAAAGTATCAGGTATATTTACTGAGAGAGATTTGCTTAATTGTTTTCTAACAAAAACCGAAGCCTTAGAGAGAGCAGTTGGAACCTGTGCTTCACCAAAGCTAATAACAATACCTTCAGGAACTAGTGTGCATACAGCAGCAGCTACGATGTCCATGAAACAAATAAGACGACTGCCAATTGTTAAAGATGATAAAATTGTTGGAATAATCACTGCGCGTGACCTAGTTGAAGCCTACGCCCGATAA
- a CDS encoding hydrogenase maturation protease encodes MQNKIEQELKNWFKGADKVVIAGIGNPIRKDDYVGLKIVETLNSKVQNNVRLLECEIVPESYLQDIQDFQPTHVLLIDAAFLNLKAGDSKLVEPKEITCTAAYTSHLLPLRIFCELIQQTTKTKLALLLIQPGHVDFGEGLTGKVETTAHRVSTLLLELFGNKK; translated from the coding sequence ATGCAAAACAAAATTGAGCAGGAACTAAAAAACTGGTTTAAGGGCGCAGATAAGGTTGTCATTGCAGGCATAGGCAACCCAATCCGCAAAGATGATTATGTCGGCTTAAAAATTGTAGAAACCCTAAACAGCAAAGTCCAAAATAACGTGCGGTTGCTGGAGTGCGAAATAGTCCCAGAAAGCTACCTCCAAGACATCCAAGATTTCCAACCCACACATGTACTTTTGATTGACGCCGCATTCCTCAACCTCAAGGCAGGCGACAGCAAACTGGTTGAACCCAAGGAAATCACATGCACTGCCGCATACACCTCACATCTATTGCCACTGCGAATATTTTGTGAGCTAATCCAGCAAACAACAAAAACAAAACTTGCACTTTTGCTGATTCAGCCGGGACACGTAGATTTTGGTGAAGGCTTAACAGGAAAAGTTGAAACTACTGCTCATAGAGTCTCAACATTACTGCTGGAGTTGTTTGGAAACAAAAAATAG
- a CDS encoding flavodoxin: protein MKSLIVYYSRTGNAKFVAETIAAEIGADIEEIVDQKNRSGPMGWLSGGKDARKGAETEITPIKKSPADYDLIVVGTPNWASRITPAILTYLKKNSLAEKKVASFIVQDGDKPLSPDQIKALVPDSIWLGDISITKALKNKSETEKQIIEWCKTIMEKPASVDSGDAFTKGL from the coding sequence ATGAAAAGTCTTATCGTTTATTATTCTCGAACTGGTAATGCCAAGTTTGTCGCTGAAACCATAGCAGCTGAAATTGGCGCGGATATAGAAGAAATTGTAGACCAGAAAAACCGAAGCGGACCAATGGGCTGGCTGAGCGGTGGTAAAGATGCACGCAAGGGCGCAGAAACCGAGATTACACCCATCAAGAAATCGCCTGCGGATTACGATTTGATTGTTGTTGGCACGCCTAATTGGGCAAGCCGCATAACCCCAGCAATCCTAACTTACCTTAAGAAGAACAGTTTAGCAGAGAAAAAAGTTGCCTCGTTCATTGTTCAAGATGGTGATAAACCCTTATCACCTGACCAAATCAAAGCATTAGTTCCAGACTCCATTTGGCTTGGAGACATTTCAATCACTAAAGCCTTAAAAAATAAGTCTGAGACAGAAAAGCAAATCATTGAATGGTGCAAAACCATAATGGAAAAACCTGCAAGTGTAGATTCAGGTGATGCGTTCACTAAAGGGCTCTGA
- a CDS encoding 4Fe-4S dicluster domain-containing protein, whose product MPKLHQRKFVSVDPEKCVGCQICEYACSFNKEKAFNPLKSRIRVVRVNQIANMAVACRLCEDPACVAACPRDALSQSEDTGNIVLDPDKCNGCGWCIEACDYGAIMLHPETKVVYVCDLCKDKADGPQCVKWCPEEALTVTTSDVLAQKARISAIKKLFQEKEAKEQ is encoded by the coding sequence ATGCCAAAACTTCACCAAAGAAAATTCGTTTCTGTTGACCCCGAAAAATGTGTCGGCTGCCAAATCTGTGAATATGCGTGCTCCTTTAACAAGGAAAAAGCATTCAACCCCCTAAAATCCCGCATACGCGTAGTCCGAGTAAACCAAATAGCAAACATGGCAGTAGCCTGCAGATTATGCGAAGACCCAGCATGTGTTGCAGCTTGCCCAAGAGATGCGCTCTCCCAATCAGAAGATACAGGAAACATCGTGCTTGACCCTGACAAATGCAATGGATGTGGCTGGTGCATTGAAGCCTGCGATTACGGCGCAATCATGTTGCACCCAGAAACCAAAGTTGTCTACGTCTGTGACCTATGCAAAGACAAAGCTGATGGTCCTCAGTGTGTTAAGTGGTGTCCTGAAGAAGCCTTAACTGTCACCACAAGCGATGTGTTGGCGCAGAAGGCAAGAATCAGCGCAATCAAAAAACTCTTCCAAGAAAAAGAAGCAAAAGAACAATAA
- a CDS encoding CoB--CoM heterodisulfide reductase iron-sulfur subunit B family protein, with amino-acid sequence MSSKYLIFLGCAVPYRVSSYEISSRKVLAKLGIELVEMPEFNCCGLPLDAVSHETMLILAAKNLALAEQQGLDILTLCPGCAGTLKKVNKILKEDTALKDQINSHLKEAGLEFKGTIQTKHLLQVLKEDVGYDKIRDAVTRPLTDLKVAEHNGCHILRPKEYIGFDDPEDPQTLKELVEATGATCLDYIDETECCGAPSVGVSDKIALQLARNKLNHIKMVDAQALITICPFCHIMYDTNELRIEKMFNEVYGIPILHYPQLLGLALGMSPDELAFGDLRVKASKIMEQITQGATN; translated from the coding sequence ATGAGCAGTAAATACCTGATTTTTTTGGGCTGCGCAGTACCCTACCGTGTCAGTTCCTACGAAATTTCCTCACGCAAAGTCTTGGCAAAGCTGGGTATTGAATTGGTGGAGATGCCAGAGTTTAACTGCTGCGGCTTACCGCTTGATGCAGTCAGTCACGAAACCATGCTGATATTAGCCGCTAAGAATCTTGCGTTGGCAGAACAACAGGGACTAGACATTTTGACGCTTTGTCCAGGTTGTGCGGGAACCTTAAAGAAAGTTAACAAAATCCTCAAAGAGGACACAGCGCTCAAGGACCAAATTAATAGTCACCTCAAAGAAGCGGGACTTGAGTTTAAAGGCACTATCCAAACAAAACATCTCCTACAAGTGCTAAAAGAGGATGTGGGTTACGATAAAATCCGAGATGCAGTTACAAGACCGCTCACTGACCTAAAAGTTGCCGAACACAACGGCTGCCACATACTGCGACCTAAAGAGTACATTGGGTTTGATGACCCCGAAGACCCCCAAACACTCAAAGAACTAGTCGAAGCCACAGGAGCCACATGCCTTGACTACATTGACGAAACAGAATGCTGCGGTGCCCCAAGTGTTGGCGTCAGCGACAAAATCGCGTTGCAACTGGCAAGAAACAAGCTTAACCACATAAAAATGGTGGATGCACAGGCGTTAATCACGATTTGCCCATTCTGCCACATTATGTATGATACAAACGAGTTGCGTATAGAAAAAATGTTTAATGAGGTGTATGGTATTCCCATACTCCACTATCCTCAATTGCTAGGCTTAGCCTTGGGCATGTCACCTGATGAGCTTGCTTTTGGGGATCTCAGGGTTAAAGCGTCAAAAATAATGGAGCAAATAACGCAAGGAGCAACAAACTAA
- a CDS encoding aldehyde ferredoxin oxidoreductase family protein produces the protein MLGYAGRILRIDLTTGKTQIEKLDKETAKKYVGGIGLGMRLWLNNTKAGIKPFDPENPLVLAVGPVSGTMFPTGGNGHAFISKSPATNGLGEAVSHGTFGAEIKRAGYDALILTGKAEKPVYLWIDDDATQLMDAEKLWGKTPAETEEAIKDEIGDYYVRVASIGSAGEKLSKIACILNEKTRAAGRTGLGAVMGSKNLKAIAVRGTRDITVAEPEEFIDMVKEFHERMKGPSTQKYRTLGTVENLPIQNASYCMPTRNYSTSTFEHADKLSPEIINDRYIAKIIACNSCAMRCEHEAVIRDGPYKGTMARIEYDNLWAFGPNCGVDKLDAIIKAAELCNNYGLDAQSTGVTVAFVMDCHERGILSHEDLGGIDAHFGNADAMVQLIEKIGKREGIGEILGDGVKVASEKIGKGSEKLAMQIKGLEVTGYDMRCLKTAALGYAVSFRGADHNRSNAYAVDLKGKVDRLKAEKGRGKIIKDLEDNYALIDSLIICKNSRGTLYNETADMAKLYNLITGESVTAEDLILAGERIITLARLINTREGLSRKDDTLPWKVMNEPVPDDGPVKGAKVTQDELDLLLDDYYVARGWSFEGYPTKDTLKKLGLEEYSAIVEGKEE, from the coding sequence TTGCTCGGTTACGCAGGGAGAATTCTACGCATAGATTTAACAACAGGCAAAACTCAAATTGAAAAATTAGATAAAGAAACCGCCAAAAAATACGTTGGCGGCATAGGCTTAGGCATGAGGCTTTGGCTGAACAACACCAAAGCAGGAATAAAACCATTTGACCCCGAAAATCCCTTGGTTCTAGCAGTTGGGCCCGTATCAGGAACAATGTTCCCAACAGGTGGCAATGGGCACGCTTTTATTTCAAAATCGCCGGCAACAAACGGATTAGGCGAAGCGGTAAGCCACGGAACATTTGGCGCAGAAATCAAACGTGCAGGATACGACGCATTAATCTTGACTGGAAAAGCCGAAAAACCAGTCTATTTATGGATTGACGATGATGCAACCCAGCTAATGGATGCTGAAAAACTCTGGGGCAAAACACCTGCTGAAACAGAAGAAGCCATTAAAGATGAAATCGGCGACTACTATGTTCGCGTTGCCTCAATTGGTTCAGCTGGCGAGAAACTCTCCAAAATAGCTTGCATTCTTAACGAGAAAACACGTGCTGCTGGCAGAACTGGTCTTGGCGCAGTTATGGGCAGCAAGAACCTAAAAGCCATCGCGGTCAGAGGAACACGAGACATTACAGTTGCCGAGCCTGAAGAATTTATTGACATGGTAAAAGAATTCCATGAACGAATGAAAGGTCCTTCAACTCAAAAATACCGAACCCTTGGCACCGTGGAGAACCTCCCAATCCAAAATGCATCTTACTGTATGCCAACCCGTAACTATTCAACTTCAACTTTTGAACACGCCGATAAACTATCTCCAGAAATCATCAACGACCGCTACATCGCAAAAATTATCGCGTGTAACTCTTGTGCAATGCGTTGTGAGCATGAGGCAGTCATCCGTGATGGTCCATACAAAGGTACAATGGCAAGAATCGAATACGATAATCTTTGGGCTTTTGGTCCAAACTGTGGCGTTGATAAACTTGATGCAATAATAAAAGCCGCTGAACTCTGCAACAATTACGGTTTAGATGCACAAAGCACAGGTGTAACTGTTGCTTTTGTGATGGACTGCCATGAAAGAGGCATCCTTTCACATGAAGACCTCGGCGGAATTGATGCTCACTTTGGAAACGCTGATGCTATGGTGCAGCTGATTGAGAAAATTGGCAAACGAGAGGGTATCGGAGAAATTCTAGGTGACGGCGTCAAAGTTGCTTCCGAGAAAATCGGTAAAGGCTCTGAAAAGCTTGCTATGCAGATTAAGGGTTTGGAAGTTACTGGTTATGATATGCGTTGCCTTAAAACTGCCGCTTTGGGCTACGCAGTTTCGTTCCGTGGCGCAGACCATAACAGAAGCAACGCTTACGCGGTGGACCTGAAAGGTAAAGTTGACCGCTTAAAAGCTGAGAAGGGTAGAGGCAAAATAATCAAAGACTTAGAAGATAACTATGCCCTTATTGACTCCTTAATTATCTGCAAGAACTCAAGAGGAACACTCTACAATGAAACTGCGGATATGGCAAAACTCTACAACCTAATTACTGGTGAATCTGTAACTGCTGAAGACTTAATCCTTGCAGGTGAACGAATAATCACGTTGGCAAGACTCATTAATACACGTGAAGGCTTAAGCCGTAAAGATGATACGCTACCCTGGAAAGTCATGAATGAACCAGTCCCAGATGATGGTCCAGTGAAAGGCGCTAAAGTAACCCAAGATGAACTTGACCTGTTGTTGGATGATTATTATGTGGCACGTGGTTGGAGCTTTGAAGGTTACCCAACAAAAGATACCCTCAAAAAACTGGGTTTAGAAGAGTACTCTGCTATAGTTGAAGGAAAGGAGGAATAA
- a CDS encoding 4Fe-4S dicluster domain-containing protein, which produces MSEAVTPKVGEQPIKASEIDPSFKYELAKIHGSEKILKCFQCGTCTSDCPVARYSDTYRPRTLIYMAKLGLKERVLSSDTLWLCAACFTCTDRCPQDVEVASVIRVLRNMAAERGCIPTVFKEQAAAVIESGYAYKIPELRIKKREQLGLPPLPKGNPEAVRKVLKGVKFMEKQAGAKANEQ; this is translated from the coding sequence ATGAGTGAGGCAGTTACACCAAAAGTCGGTGAGCAGCCGATTAAAGCTTCCGAGATTGACCCCAGCTTCAAATACGAACTGGCGAAAATCCATGGAAGCGAAAAAATTCTGAAATGTTTTCAGTGTGGAACATGCACATCTGATTGCCCCGTAGCACGTTACAGCGACACATACCGCCCAAGAACCCTAATTTACATGGCAAAACTGGGCTTAAAAGAACGCGTACTGTCCAGCGACACCCTGTGGCTTTGTGCCGCATGCTTCACCTGCACCGACCGCTGCCCCCAAGACGTAGAAGTTGCCAGTGTAATACGGGTTCTTCGCAACATGGCAGCAGAAAGAGGCTGCATCCCAACCGTTTTCAAAGAACAAGCCGCAGCTGTAATTGAGTCAGGTTATGCATACAAAATTCCTGAGTTGCGAATCAAAAAACGGGAACAATTGGGGCTACCGCCGCTGCCAAAAGGTAACCCTGAGGCGGTACGTAAGGTTCTCAAAGGCGTAAAATTTATGGAAAAACAGGCAGGAGCAAAAGCAAATGAGCAGTAA
- a CDS encoding Ni/Fe hydrogenase subunit alpha has protein sequence MKEVVIDPITRLEGHGNVSIFLNEQGEVENAYLKIPELRGFEKFCIGRRAELMPQLTTRICGVCPVAHHMAAVKALDAAFDVEPTSAAKKLRELMYTAYFIYDHTLHFYYLGGPDFIVGPDAPAEKRNILGVIEKAGMDVAKDVIKHRAYGQKITEIIGGKATHPVCALPGGISKALTEENRAEIEKMATSCVDFAKFSLKLFHEIVLGNIGYVDMIKSQAYTMPTYYMGTVDENNKVNFYDGKVRVVDPSGKECLKFNSQDYLEHIGEHVEEWTYSKFPYLKAVGWKGEVAGADSGIYRVGPLGRLNAAEGMATPLAQAEYEEMYKTLGGKPVHSTLAFHWARLVELLYASERAVELVKDPESTSTNVRNKPGEPGQGVGIVEAARGTLIHDYTLDKDAMVKDVNMIVATTNNYPAICMSIRDAAKGLIHEGKIDQGILNKVEMAFRAYDPCFGCATHAAVGQMPLTVEVFNAQKQRVSSVSR, from the coding sequence ATGAAAGAAGTAGTAATTGACCCAATCACGCGCCTTGAAGGACACGGAAACGTATCCATATTCCTAAACGAGCAAGGCGAAGTAGAAAACGCTTACCTAAAAATCCCAGAACTCCGCGGTTTCGAAAAATTCTGCATCGGCAGAAGAGCAGAACTCATGCCACAATTAACCACCAGAATCTGCGGTGTCTGCCCAGTCGCACACCACATGGCAGCAGTAAAAGCATTAGACGCAGCATTTGACGTGGAACCCACATCTGCAGCTAAGAAACTACGTGAACTAATGTACACAGCCTACTTCATCTACGACCACACCCTTCACTTCTACTATCTGGGTGGTCCAGACTTTATCGTTGGACCAGACGCGCCAGCAGAAAAACGCAACATCCTCGGCGTCATCGAAAAAGCAGGCATGGACGTTGCCAAAGATGTCATTAAACACCGCGCGTATGGACAGAAAATCACTGAAATCATCGGCGGAAAAGCAACCCATCCCGTCTGTGCATTACCAGGCGGAATCTCAAAGGCACTAACTGAGGAAAACCGTGCAGAAATCGAAAAGATGGCAACTTCCTGTGTTGATTTTGCCAAGTTCTCGCTAAAACTGTTCCATGAAATCGTCTTAGGCAACATCGGCTACGTAGACATGATTAAGAGTCAGGCCTACACGATGCCCACTTATTATATGGGAACCGTGGATGAAAACAACAAAGTGAACTTCTACGACGGAAAAGTCCGTGTGGTTGACCCATCAGGCAAAGAATGTCTAAAGTTCAACAGTCAAGATTATCTTGAGCACATCGGCGAGCACGTTGAAGAATGGACATACAGCAAATTCCCATACCTTAAAGCAGTTGGCTGGAAAGGTGAAGTTGCAGGTGCAGACAGCGGAATTTATCGTGTTGGACCCTTGGGCAGGCTAAATGCAGCAGAGGGTATGGCTACACCTTTGGCGCAGGCTGAGTATGAGGAAATGTACAAGACGCTTGGCGGCAAACCAGTCCACAGCACCTTAGCATTCCACTGGGCAAGATTAGTGGAGCTTCTCTACGCGTCTGAACGAGCCGTAGAGCTTGTTAAAGACCCCGAAAGTACCAGCACAAATGTACGCAACAAACCCGGCGAACCAGGTCAAGGTGTCGGCATCGTTGAAGCGGCACGCGGTACACTGATTCACGATTACACACTAGACAAAGACGCAATGGTAAAAGATGTTAACATGATTGTGGCGACAACCAACAATTATCCCGCAATCTGCATGAGCATACGCGACGCAGCTAAAGGCTTAATCCACGAAGGCAAAATTGACCAAGGCATCCTAAACAAGGTTGAAATGGCATTCCGCGCCTATGACCCCTGCTTTGGATGCGCAACACACGCTGCAGTTGGACAAATGCCTCTTACTGTGGAAGTTTTTAACGCTCAAAAGCAACGTGTCAGCTCAGTAAGCAGATAA